A window of the Isosphaera pallida ATCC 43644 genome harbors these coding sequences:
- a CDS encoding WXG100 family type VII secretion target translates to MSQAIVDPAELRRFAQHLKTFRFELEGQLASLHGQLVGLGQTWRDREHQKFVEEFEEAIKQIDRSMEVVNQYIPFLLRKAERIEEYLQQR, encoded by the coding sequence ATGTCCCAAGCGATTGTCGATCCGGCGGAACTGCGCCGGTTCGCCCAACACCTCAAGACCTTCCGGTTCGAGTTGGAAGGTCAACTCGCCTCGCTGCACGGCCAACTCGTCGGACTCGGGCAAACCTGGCGCGACCGTGAGCATCAGAAGTTCGTCGAGGAGTTCGAGGAGGCCATCAAACAGATTGACCGCAGCATGGAGGTTGTCAACCAATACATTCCCTTTCTGCTCCGCAAGGCCGAGCGGATCGAGGAGTATCTCCAACAACGTTGA
- the xylA gene encoding xylose isomerase, whose protein sequence is MAEFFPDVPKIRYGGPTSKNPLEFKHYNPDEVVAGKTMRDHLRFSVVYWHTFTNPLSDPFGVGTAVRPWDDGTKTVENAQRRVRAAFEFFEKLGVPYYAFHDRDVAPEGASLKETNAILDQVVKVLKEEQQRTGVKLLWGTANLFSNPRYMHGAATSPHLDSFAFAAAQVKKAMEVTLELGGEGYTFWGGREGYSTLLNTDLKRELDHLGRFLHMAVDYKKSIGFTGQFYIEPKPKEPTKHQYDSDAAACLNFLRQYNLLDHFKLNLETNHATLAGHEMMHEMVTAIAAGALGSIDANTGDPLLGWDTDQFPTSVYLTAQCMGCILDMGGFTTGGVNFDAKVRRESFEPIDLFYAHIGGMDAFARGLKIADALRRDGRLSQFLAQRYRSWDSDLGRKIEAGQTGFADLETYILAKGDVAPMESGRQELLENIVNEFI, encoded by the coding sequence ATGGCCGAATTTTTTCCGGACGTGCCCAAAATCCGATATGGTGGTCCCACGTCCAAAAACCCTCTTGAGTTCAAACACTACAATCCCGATGAGGTGGTCGCAGGCAAGACGATGCGCGACCATCTCCGGTTTTCAGTGGTTTACTGGCACACCTTCACCAATCCCCTATCCGACCCATTCGGCGTGGGCACGGCGGTTCGTCCCTGGGACGACGGCACCAAAACCGTGGAAAACGCCCAACGCCGCGTTCGCGCCGCCTTCGAATTCTTCGAGAAGCTCGGCGTCCCATATTACGCCTTCCATGACCGCGACGTGGCCCCCGAGGGAGCGTCGCTCAAGGAAACCAACGCGATTCTGGATCAAGTGGTGAAGGTTCTCAAAGAGGAACAACAGCGCACCGGCGTCAAGCTGCTTTGGGGAACCGCCAACCTTTTTTCCAACCCGCGTTACATGCACGGGGCGGCCACCAGTCCGCATCTCGACTCGTTCGCCTTCGCCGCCGCTCAGGTCAAGAAGGCGATGGAGGTGACCCTGGAGCTTGGAGGTGAAGGCTACACCTTCTGGGGGGGGCGGGAAGGCTACTCAACCCTGCTCAACACTGACCTGAAACGCGAGTTGGATCATCTGGGACGATTCCTGCACATGGCGGTGGATTATAAAAAGTCGATTGGTTTCACCGGTCAATTCTACATTGAGCCCAAACCCAAGGAACCCACCAAGCACCAGTACGACTCCGACGCGGCTGCTTGCTTGAACTTCCTCCGTCAGTACAACCTACTGGACCACTTCAAACTCAACCTCGAAACCAACCACGCCACCCTGGCCGGTCACGAGATGATGCACGAAATGGTCACGGCGATCGCCGCTGGAGCGTTGGGGTCGATCGACGCCAACACCGGCGATCCGCTGTTGGGCTGGGACACCGACCAATTCCCCACCTCGGTGTATCTGACGGCACAATGCATGGGCTGCATCCTCGACATGGGCGGTTTCACCACCGGCGGGGTCAACTTCGACGCCAAGGTGCGCCGCGAAAGCTTCGAGCCAATCGATCTGTTTTACGCCCACATCGGCGGGATGGACGCCTTCGCCCGCGGCCTCAAGATCGCCGACGCCCTACGTCGGGATGGTCGCTTGAGCCAGTTCCTCGCCCAACGTTACCGGAGCTGGGATTCGGACCTGGGCCGCAAGATCGAGGCAGGCCAAACCGGGTTCGCCGACCTGGAAACCTACATCCTGGCCAAAGGGGATGTGGCTCCAATGGAGTCGGGTCGCCAAGAGTTGCTGGAGAACATCGTCAACGAGTTCATTTGA
- a CDS encoding ArnT family glycosyltransferase: MTPLDRPRDSVATDSVSRLARMVSMWTTPAALGLLSLSLAFLGNASTPLWDRDEPRYAVCAREMGQSGDYIRPTYNAEPRHQKPVLIYWLMQPGRWLAGDTPFGARLTSGVMGMLTVLLVWSTGQRLHGPGGGLWPGLILATMPLMVVESKLATTDATLAFFVTLSFRALWELSQNPPRHPSFWAAVFWIAQALGILTKGPVAPAVLIASSLTTLALGGRCAVVGWSRLKWKWGPLLALVIAAPWYVAIELATQGEFSRQMIGYHVIERATRDLESHGGFPGFYVVGLIGLCFPWSVLFGPMLRNARRELKTATDPNRVHGLAFWLGAVLGPLMLFELARTKLIHYILPVLPPLALLVGDWLKRRLDADRHAVVVPASPAEIARDNVSLSARWPRWGLRLGAALIIPAGIAAAVLPSQTTLAALSRSASASPWPSWSSYELMIPWPIGLGLAAMSLSLGVASLTAASTLREPCPDWLRAAKRLALGSTLALFILGGWVAPIAGRHTLAWRLAKALERRERAENLIPVMVGYRSAAVVHMVGHPLPMPENLEQLLALVEQHGAVQLGIDPRGLPKLKADPRFGVERLEDLAGFDAEKGCWRDLVLVRLTTRRVPLLAQPIDDTFNTMRRR; this comes from the coding sequence ATGACTCCGCTCGACCGACCACGCGACTCCGTAGCGACCGACTCGGTTTCGAGGTTGGCCCGCATGGTCTCCATGTGGACAACCCCCGCCGCGTTGGGGCTGCTGAGCCTGTCCCTGGCGTTCCTGGGCAACGCTTCGACTCCACTTTGGGACCGCGACGAACCCCGCTACGCGGTCTGTGCGCGGGAGATGGGTCAGTCGGGCGACTACATCCGACCCACCTACAACGCCGAACCCCGCCACCAAAAGCCAGTGCTGATTTACTGGTTGATGCAACCGGGGCGTTGGCTGGCAGGCGACACTCCTTTTGGCGCGCGGTTGACTTCTGGGGTGATGGGAATGTTGACCGTGTTGCTGGTCTGGTCCACCGGACAACGCCTACATGGTCCAGGCGGCGGGCTTTGGCCGGGTCTGATTCTGGCCACCATGCCGCTCATGGTCGTCGAATCCAAACTCGCCACCACCGACGCGACCCTCGCCTTCTTTGTTACCCTGAGCTTCCGCGCCTTGTGGGAACTCTCCCAAAACCCGCCCCGTCATCCCTCCTTCTGGGCCGCGGTCTTTTGGATCGCCCAGGCTCTGGGGATTCTAACCAAAGGCCCAGTGGCCCCGGCGGTGTTGATTGCCTCCAGCCTAACCACGTTGGCGTTGGGCGGACGTTGCGCCGTGGTCGGTTGGAGCCGTCTGAAGTGGAAATGGGGTCCCCTGTTGGCGTTGGTGATCGCCGCCCCCTGGTACGTCGCCATTGAACTTGCGACCCAAGGCGAGTTTTCCCGACAGATGATCGGCTATCATGTCATCGAGCGGGCCACCCGCGACCTAGAGAGTCACGGCGGCTTCCCCGGCTTCTACGTGGTCGGTCTGATCGGCTTGTGTTTCCCCTGGTCGGTATTGTTCGGCCCGATGCTTCGCAACGCCCGCCGCGAGCTCAAAACGGCCACCGATCCCAACCGCGTTCATGGTCTGGCCTTCTGGCTGGGCGCGGTGTTAGGACCTTTGATGCTTTTCGAGCTGGCCCGGACCAAACTTATTCACTACATCCTGCCGGTCTTGCCCCCCCTGGCACTCCTGGTGGGCGACTGGCTCAAGCGTCGCCTCGACGCGGACCGTCACGCGGTCGTGGTACCAGCATCCCCAGCGGAGATCGCGCGGGACAACGTCAGCCTGAGTGCCCGTTGGCCACGTTGGGGGTTGCGTTTGGGAGCTGCGTTAATCATCCCCGCCGGAATTGCTGCGGCGGTCTTGCCCTCCCAAACGACCCTCGCCGCGCTGTCCCGAAGCGCCTCGGCCTCCCCCTGGCCGTCCTGGTCGTCGTATGAGTTGATGATTCCCTGGCCAATTGGGTTGGGATTGGCAGCGATGAGCCTCTCGCTGGGGGTGGCGAGTCTGACGGCGGCCTCAACACTGAGGGAACCATGTCCGGACTGGTTGCGGGCTGCCAAACGTCTGGCTTTAGGATCCACGCTCGCCCTCTTCATCTTGGGTGGATGGGTCGCGCCGATCGCCGGACGCCATACCCTGGCCTGGCGACTAGCCAAGGCGCTCGAACGCCGCGAACGCGCAGAAAACCTCATTCCCGTCATGGTCGGCTACCGCTCCGCCGCCGTGGTCCACATGGTCGGACACCCCCTCCCTATGCCCGAGAATCTGGAGCAACTCCTCGCCCTTGTGGAACAGCACGGCGCGGTTCAACTAGGAATTGATCCGCGGGGTCTGCCAAAACTGAAGGCTGACCCACGGTTCGGAGTCGAACGCCTGGAGGACCTCGCTGGATTCGACGCCGAAAAAGGCTGCTGGCGCGACTTAGTTCTGGTCCGCTTAACCACGCGGCGGGTTCCCCTGTTGGCTCAACCAATCGACGACACCTTCAACACGATGCGACGACGTTGA
- a CDS encoding translation initiation factor, which produces MQRLFAGTPFDRPPVCERCAALETACVCPAPSSTPFRLDPRTQTATLRKEKRANGKWVSLVCGLDPQGNDLSALLSRLKTRCSSGGTFKEGRIELQGDHLETIRAELTAIGYRVKG; this is translated from the coding sequence ATGCAACGCCTGTTCGCCGGCACCCCGTTCGACCGCCCTCCCGTTTGTGAGCGCTGCGCAGCGCTGGAGACCGCGTGTGTTTGTCCGGCCCCATCCTCAACCCCGTTTCGGCTCGACCCACGGACCCAGACTGCGACACTTCGCAAAGAGAAACGCGCCAACGGCAAATGGGTAAGTCTGGTTTGCGGTTTGGATCCCCAAGGTAACGATCTATCTGCCCTGCTGTCGCGACTCAAAACTCGTTGCAGTTCAGGTGGAACCTTCAAGGAGGGGCGTATTGAACTTCAGGGTGACCATCTCGAGACCATCCGCGCGGAGTTGACAGCGATTGGATATCGCGTCAAAGGATGA
- a CDS encoding substrate-binding domain-containing protein codes for MSGLEGDRTACDTSQIAWREDDASVGLALVWTRRRWCRSAVGWVAGGLSLGGSVTGCGPSDDHADTLTLAAYSVIREAMREAVLPRFQAWFRHQTGRPVRFEESYGPSGAQSRALASGLDADVALLSHVGDVRPLVRAGLVAQDWDSPPGGVVAESRVVIVHRPGNPWRLERFTDLARPGLQLVFPDPKTSGGARWNLNAVYGAALREGWSPSDIDHLFQGLRRNVVTLDASARHSLMVFEDGLGDAALTYENEVLLQHRRARERNRTPLPYFTPLHTLIVETPAAILERSVERHGTRDLARSFLEFLRSDPGQDALAEFGFRRLRVDRPPDAWTIDELGGWEEVAQRLYGPEGVWTRALLNLRA; via the coding sequence ATGAGCGGGTTGGAGGGAGATCGTACCGCATGCGACACGTCGCAAATCGCGTGGCGGGAGGATGACGCCTCCGTCGGGCTCGCGTTGGTCTGGACCCGCCGACGCTGGTGCCGATCCGCCGTTGGATGGGTCGCTGGTGGTCTGTCTTTGGGTGGTTCCGTCACCGGGTGTGGACCCTCGGACGATCATGCCGACACGTTGACCCTCGCCGCTTATTCCGTCATCCGCGAGGCGATGCGCGAGGCAGTTCTTCCTCGTTTCCAAGCGTGGTTTCGGCACCAAACCGGACGCCCCGTCCGGTTCGAGGAATCCTATGGACCCAGCGGCGCGCAATCCCGCGCCTTGGCATCCGGTCTGGACGCTGATGTGGCGTTGCTTTCGCATGTGGGGGACGTTCGGCCTCTGGTTCGCGCCGGCTTGGTCGCCCAAGACTGGGACTCCCCCCCCGGCGGCGTGGTGGCCGAAAGCCGGGTCGTGATCGTTCACCGTCCCGGCAACCCCTGGCGGCTGGAACGGTTCACCGACCTCGCCCGTCCCGGACTTCAACTGGTCTTCCCCGACCCCAAAACTTCCGGCGGGGCGCGTTGGAACCTCAACGCCGTCTATGGCGCAGCGCTTCGGGAAGGGTGGTCTCCCAGCGACATCGACCACCTTTTTCAGGGCCTCCGACGTAACGTGGTCACCCTGGACGCCTCAGCCCGTCACAGCTTGATGGTCTTCGAGGATGGTCTGGGCGACGCAGCATTGACCTATGAGAATGAAGTCTTGCTCCAACATCGCCGCGCCCGCGAGCGGAACCGTACCCCCCTGCCCTACTTTACGCCGCTCCATACGCTGATCGTCGAGACGCCCGCCGCAATCCTGGAGCGTTCAGTGGAGCGACACGGGACGCGGGATCTCGCCCGTTCGTTCCTAGAGTTCCTCCGGAGCGATCCCGGACAGGACGCCTTGGCGGAGTTCGGCTTCCGGCGGTTGCGGGTCGATCGTCCCCCCGACGCCTGGACCATCGACGAGTTGGGTGGCTGGGAGGAGGTCGCCCAACGTTTGTATGGACCCGAAGGCGTTTGGACCCGTGCTTTGTTGAACTTACGAGCGTAA
- a CDS encoding UbiX family flavin prenyltransferase, with amino-acid sequence MTEHLATTDGNANLNPTPAWVASPMPRQRPVVLGMTGASGAPYAVGLLRTLCRAGLEVHLTISPSAAQVLREEMGIAVALNRFDPSVFGDLGAARLHYHHHADFGAGIASGSFLTAGMVIAPCSMSTLASIAHGITTNLITRAADVHLKERRKLIVVPRETPLSLVHLENMLRVTQAGAVVLPAMPGWYHRPQSFDDLIGFIVGRICDQLGLENRLIKRWGQSVPQGDQTTDRPPRTPSPHLH; translated from the coding sequence ATGACCGAACACCTGGCCACCACCGACGGCAACGCGAACTTGAACCCAACGCCGGCATGGGTGGCGTCGCCCATGCCCCGGCAACGTCCGGTGGTGCTGGGCATGACCGGGGCCAGCGGCGCGCCTTACGCCGTGGGACTGCTGCGGACCCTGTGTCGAGCCGGTTTGGAGGTCCATTTGACTATCAGTCCCTCAGCCGCTCAGGTGTTGCGGGAAGAGATGGGCATCGCGGTGGCCCTCAACCGCTTCGATCCCTCCGTCTTCGGCGACCTGGGAGCTGCGCGGCTGCATTATCACCACCACGCCGACTTCGGCGCAGGAATCGCCAGCGGATCCTTCCTCACCGCCGGCATGGTCATCGCGCCTTGCAGTATGAGTACACTCGCCTCGATCGCTCACGGCATCACCACGAACTTAATCACCCGTGCCGCCGATGTTCACCTCAAGGAACGTCGCAAGTTGATCGTGGTACCTCGAGAAACCCCGTTGAGCTTGGTTCACCTGGAGAATATGCTCAGGGTTACCCAAGCCGGAGCGGTTGTCCTGCCGGCGATGCCGGGATGGTATCACCGCCCCCAATCGTTCGATGACCTGATTGGCTTCATCGTGGGTCGCATTTGCGACCAACTCGGTTTGGAAAACCGCCTCATCAAGCGTTGGGGCCAATCGGTTCCACAGGGGGATCAGACCACCGACCGGCCTCCTCGAACACCGTCCCCCCATCTCCATTGA
- a CDS encoding SDR family NAD(P)-dependent oxidoreductase, translating to MTTFPPTQVRARLGISPREVGRPYQIILITGASSGLGAALARVMARPGRFLALTARRVDRLHRVAQEARERGAETLEIPADLSISSGPRIILEKTLDAFGGLDVLVNNAGLGLPQLFHGTESQALRSQIEVNFTAPLMLTHRALPHLIARKGMVINISSAITSVPIPFLGAYGATKAGLSYWNDALRREVAHLGVRVCLVEPGPIQTEFHEALVERAGGERQLAETMDPPPFLTARVDDVAQRVASLLDRPRRRIAPLRRMTVPWDWLGALFRLVPPLGDAVAQAAIRRYAHNQEIASPTRGDTPLDNVSYQRLQAGLPTRPVRTSFHDGSAQSNPRD from the coding sequence ATGACCACGTTCCCTCCGACCCAGGTTCGGGCCCGTCTTGGCATCTCACCGCGTGAAGTGGGACGGCCCTATCAGATCATCCTCATCACGGGAGCCTCCAGTGGTCTTGGAGCGGCCCTCGCTCGGGTCATGGCTCGTCCCGGTCGGTTCCTCGCTCTCACCGCCCGCCGCGTCGATCGTCTGCACCGGGTCGCCCAAGAGGCGCGGGAACGCGGCGCTGAAACGTTGGAAATCCCCGCCGATCTCAGTATCTCCAGCGGCCCCCGGATCATTTTGGAAAAAACCCTCGATGCCTTTGGCGGCCTCGACGTATTAGTAAATAACGCCGGCCTGGGATTGCCCCAACTCTTCCACGGTACCGAATCCCAAGCGCTCCGCTCGCAGATCGAAGTCAATTTCACTGCCCCTCTTATGCTGACTCATCGGGCTTTGCCCCATCTCATTGCACGCAAGGGCATGGTAATCAACATTTCTTCCGCAATCACCTCGGTCCCGATTCCATTTTTGGGAGCTTACGGTGCGACCAAGGCGGGATTGTCTTACTGGAACGACGCGCTGCGGCGTGAGGTCGCCCATCTAGGCGTGCGGGTCTGTTTGGTGGAGCCTGGACCAATCCAGACTGAGTTTCACGAGGCGCTCGTGGAGCGCGCTGGGGGAGAGCGGCAACTCGCCGAAACTATGGACCCGCCACCCTTTTTGACTGCCCGCGTTGACGATGTGGCCCAACGGGTCGCCAGCCTGTTGGACCGCCCTCGCAGACGGATCGCGCCGCTGCGTCGCATGACGGTCCCCTGGGATTGGCTAGGCGCGTTGTTCCGCTTGGTTCCGCCGCTGGGTGACGCCGTGGCCCAAGCGGCGATCCGCCGTTACGCCCACAACCAGGAGATCGCCTCCCCCACCCGCGGCGACACCCCCCTCGACAATGTCTCCTACCAACGACTCCAGGCCGGTCTACCCACCCGCCCGGTCAGAACCTCGTTTCACGACGGCTCCGCCCAATCCAACCCACGTGATTGA
- a CDS encoding acyltransferase family protein: MGSGDAVAGRYRSLDLWRGLACLMVVFDHSAVVLHQGMESRAYLDLAAVSWEGWFRWLTAALSSQALGPAMFFVISGLCLASALDSASRKGMRPLTFWTRRLRRTFPPLWIALGFFVAVLGVCDLLGLRHLYHAGQGIRIAPTEELSLAQWVGNLTLTETWRWRCWGDATAHLHMGVIWTLCHQEQFYLICALILLLFPRNPQRALVVLTCLIAAYRVVIWDIGGARAIEGIFTQYWMAFACGLAVHWSMRFESRRDPEALRMRGAIMAALVALGVVGWIHHLHEELVASCFALTLIGLRRFDKHLTSARWSQPFQALGRRCFSIYLTHLSVCVIVGAGLIEWGLSHYWAMVFVVVPTATLTSLAVGFGFYRLVESRWLNSSFVAEPASAKLASSKPKCTMALPA; the protein is encoded by the coding sequence ATGGGATCGGGAGACGCGGTGGCCGGGCGTTATCGCTCGCTCGATCTTTGGAGGGGGTTGGCTTGCCTCATGGTCGTGTTCGACCATTCGGCGGTGGTGCTGCATCAAGGGATGGAGAGTCGCGCCTACCTCGATTTGGCTGCGGTCTCCTGGGAAGGTTGGTTTCGCTGGCTGACGGCCGCTCTCTCATCCCAGGCGTTGGGTCCTGCGATGTTTTTCGTCATCAGTGGGCTTTGCCTGGCCTCGGCGCTGGATTCAGCCAGTCGCAAAGGGATGCGACCCTTGACCTTCTGGACCCGACGCCTGCGCCGGACCTTTCCCCCGCTTTGGATCGCTCTAGGATTTTTTGTAGCGGTTTTGGGTGTGTGCGACCTGCTGGGTCTGCGCCATCTGTATCACGCCGGGCAAGGTATTCGCATCGCACCGACTGAGGAACTATCGCTCGCGCAGTGGGTGGGCAACCTGACCCTGACCGAGACCTGGCGTTGGCGCTGTTGGGGGGATGCCACGGCTCATTTGCATATGGGCGTCATCTGGACCCTTTGCCATCAAGAGCAGTTCTATTTGATTTGTGCGCTCATATTATTGTTGTTTCCCCGCAACCCCCAACGCGCGTTGGTCGTCTTGACCTGTCTGATCGCCGCCTATCGCGTGGTGATTTGGGATATTGGGGGGGCCCGCGCGATTGAGGGCATCTTCACGCAATATTGGATGGCGTTTGCCTGCGGGTTGGCGGTTCACTGGTCGATGAGGTTTGAATCACGCCGTGACCCCGAAGCGCTTCGGATGCGTGGAGCCATCATGGCCGCCCTGGTGGCGTTGGGGGTGGTGGGTTGGATTCATCATCTCCATGAGGAACTGGTCGCCTCGTGCTTCGCGCTGACCCTGATTGGTCTTCGACGGTTCGACAAACACTTGACTTCGGCTAGATGGTCGCAACCATTCCAAGCGCTAGGTCGGCGTTGTTTCAGTATCTATTTGACACACTTGTCAGTCTGTGTGATCGTGGGCGCGGGACTGATCGAATGGGGATTGTCCCACTATTGGGCGATGGTCTTCGTGGTTGTGCCAACGGCGACACTGACCTCGCTGGCGGTTGGTTTCGGTTTTTATCGCCTGGTCGAGTCGCGTTGGCTTAATTCGAGTTTCGTGGCCGAACCAGCTTCGGCCAAGCTTGCGTCGTCCAAGCCGAAATGCACGATGGCGTTGCCGGCGTAA
- a CDS encoding 4-hydroxybenzoate octaprenyltransferase — MIKFSHTLFALPFALLGAALAAKGPDGWRGRPQDFVGILICMATARSAAMAFNRLVDRRYDAANPRTANRHLATGALSVNFARLFALTNTGLFIAATSLFLPNWLPLALSVPVLLWLLGYSYAKRFTSLAHYWLGLALGMAPLAAWIALRGDVAWTPVILSAVVLFWVGGFDIIYACQDVDFDRAVGLRSIPARLGVSRALWVARMSHALMLVCLLILGQAAGLGWIYHLGVAVVALVLLAEHLVVRSDDLARINLAFFQLNVVISVGLLMVGLLDLTFLG; from the coding sequence ATGATCAAGTTCAGCCACACCCTCTTTGCCCTCCCGTTCGCCCTGCTGGGGGCGGCTTTGGCAGCGAAGGGGCCAGACGGCTGGCGGGGACGTCCTCAGGATTTTGTTGGCATCCTCATCTGCATGGCCACCGCGCGTTCGGCGGCGATGGCGTTCAACCGACTGGTCGATCGTCGCTACGACGCGGCAAATCCCCGCACCGCCAACCGTCACCTCGCCACTGGCGCGCTTTCGGTCAACTTCGCCCGGCTCTTCGCCCTGACTAACACTGGGCTCTTCATCGCGGCCACGTCGCTGTTCCTGCCCAACTGGCTGCCGTTGGCCCTCTCGGTGCCAGTTCTCCTGTGGCTTTTGGGCTATTCCTACGCCAAGCGGTTTACCTCGTTGGCTCACTATTGGTTAGGTCTAGCACTGGGAATGGCCCCCCTGGCCGCCTGGATCGCCTTGCGCGGCGATGTGGCGTGGACCCCAGTGATTTTGAGCGCGGTCGTACTGTTTTGGGTAGGGGGATTCGATATTATCTACGCTTGCCAAGACGTGGATTTCGATCGCGCTGTTGGGCTTCGCAGCATTCCCGCACGTCTTGGGGTCTCACGCGCGCTTTGGGTGGCACGCATGTCCCACGCTCTTATGCTGGTTTGTCTCTTGATTTTAGGCCAGGCGGCAGGTCTGGGTTGGATTTACCACCTGGGGGTGGCTGTCGTCGCTTTAGTGCTGTTGGCGGAACACCTTGTGGTGCGCTCTGACGACCTAGCACGGATCAACCTCGCCTTCTTCCAACTCAACGTCGTCATCAGTGTCGGGCTTCTCATGGTTGGTCTGCTCGATTTGACCTTCTTGGGGTGA